One window of the Benincasa hispida cultivar B227 chromosome 3, ASM972705v1, whole genome shotgun sequence genome contains the following:
- the LOC120074355 gene encoding protein WHAT'S THIS FACTOR 9, mitochondrial: MKNLFISTLILQSRYQSPKLFLYHQWRGIAKVRLKWVKNRSLDHIIDTETDLKAACLLKDAIKRSPTGFITVKSIADWQKLLGLTIPVIRFIRRYPTLFHEFPHSRYANLRCFRLTDTALFLDQKESSIHQVHENDTVERLCRVLMMMKTRAVPLQSLRPLEWDLGLPCDFERSLVPRYPDHFRLVKASNGDWCLRLMEWREEFAVSALQRSNQSSELGDAYRQFKRGHTTLAFPMNFPRGYGAQKKVKAWMEEFQKLPYISPYESCRQIDPNSDLMEKRVVGVLHELLSLTLHKKTKRNYLRSLREEMNLPHKFTRIFTRYPGIFYLSLKCKTTTVSLKEGYQRGKLVNPHPLTCLRERFYHVMKTGLLYRGKGAALLEKEGILLNNTAEVVEDGLDIESDEAGDDECSEDENSQAEESDSD; this comes from the coding sequence ATGAAGAACTTGTTCATTTCGACCCTAATTCTTCAATCGCGATACCAGAGCCCCAAGCTTTTTCTGTACCATCAATGGCGAGGAATAGCGAAGGTTCGTCTCAAATGGGTCAAGAATCGGAGTCTCGATCACATCATCGACACGGAGACCGATTTGAAGGCCGCTTGCCTTCTCAAGGACGCCATTAAGCGCTCCCCTACTGGCTTCATCACCGTCAAATCCATCGCCGATTGGCAAAAGCTGCTCGGCCTGACCATTCCTGTTATTCGATTCATTCGGAGGTATCCAACTCTTTTTCACGAATTTCCCCATTCTCGTTACGCTAATTTGCGTTGCTTTCGTTTGACGGATACCGCACTGTTTTTAGATCAGAAAGAGAGTAGTATACATCAAGTACACGAGAATGACACTGTCGAAAGACTTTGTAGAGTGCTTATGATGATGAAAACTAGGGCTGTTCCTCTTCAATCCTTGCGTCCCTTAGAATGGGATCTTGGTCTGCCATGTGATTTTGAGAGGTCATTGGTTCCAAGATATCCAGATCATTTTCGATTGGTGAAGGCCTCCAATGGGGATTGGTGTCTGCGGCTTATGGAATGGCGCGAGGAATTTGCAGTTTCAGCCTTGCAAAGGAGCAATCAGAGCTCTGAATTGGGAGATGCGTATAGGCAATTCAAAAGGGGGCATACCACATTGGCTTTTCCTATGAATTTTCCGAGGGGATATGGGGCACAAAAGAAGGTAAAAGCTTGGATGGAAGAGTTTCAGAAGTTACCTTACATTTCTCCATATGAGAGTTGTAGGCAAATCGATCCAAATAGTGATCTGATGGAGAAAAGAGTTGTTGGGGTTCTACATGAGCTTTTGAGTTTGACTCTTcacaaaaaaactaaaagaaactaTTTGAGAAGCTTGAGAGAGGAAATGAATCTCCCCCATAAGTTCACTCGAATCTTCACTCGGTATCCTGGAATCTTCTATCTCTCCTTGAAGTGTAAGACCACAACTGTGTCTCTCAAGGAAGGGTATCAGCGAGGAAAGTTGGTGAACCCACATCCTTTGACATGTCTAAGGGAGAGATTTTATCATGTCATGAAGACTGGACTGTTATACCGTGGGAAAGGTGCTGCATTGTTGGAAAAGGAGGGCATTTTGCTTAATAATACAGCCGAGGTGGTGGAGGATGGTTTGGATATTGAATCAGATGAGGCAGGTGACGATGAATGTTCTGAGGATGAAAACTCACAAGCTGAGGAATCTGATTCAGATTAA
- the LOC120074464 gene encoding fatty acyl-CoA reductase 2, chloroplastic-like, producing METLNLKPFSIMPTRTYSQRFLWTSKSTRVAACNGALKPSISNERVSSSSVVVRAAESGVLAPPNGKSDEIDVKSLVPYGGLVDMDEDGGIGIVKFLRGKVFFITGATGFLAKVLIEKMLRTAPDVGKIFVLIKAKDEEAAAERLKNDIINAELFKCLRQSHGKYYMSFMMSKLIPVAGNVCESDVGLHVDFAHLIANEVDVIVNSAANTTFDERYDVAIDINTKGPSNLMGFAKKCSKLKLFLQVSTAYVNGQRQGRIMERPFCNEALDVESEIKLAFDTKQAFQDNAITQNMKELGLQRAKRFGWQDTYVFTKAMGEMVIDQMRGEVPVAIIRPSVIESTFKDPFPGWMEGNRMMDPIVLYYGKGQLTGFFVDPNGVIDVVPADMVVNATLAAMARHGRAPRPSMNIYHVASSVVNPLVFHHLATLLHQHYDSSPCLDVDGTPIRVPSMKLFNSVDDFSDHLWRDAARRCALTTPDGKLSKKLEAICRKTVEQLKYLAHIYQPYTFFNGRFDNSNAQGLMEIMSEEEKREFGFDVESIDWTDYITNVHIPGLRRHVMKGKRGIN from the exons ATGGAAACTTTGAATCTCAAACCTTTCTCCATCATGCCAACTCGTACGTACTCTCAACGGTTTTTGTGGACATCGAAAAGTACGCGTGTGGCTGCATGCAATGGTGCATTGAAACCCTCAATCTCGAACGAGCGGGTGTCGTCATCGTCGGTGGTGGTACGGGCAGCGGAGAGCGGGGTTTTGGCCCCGCCCAACGGTAAAAGCGACGAGATTGATGTGAAGAGTTTGGTTCCTTATGGGGGATTGGTAGATATGGATGAGGATGGAGGAATTGGCATTGTCAAATTCCTTAGAGGAAAAGTGTTTTTCATTACTGGTGCCACTGGATTTCTAGCAAAAG TTCTTATAGAGAAGATGTTGAGGACAGCACCAGATGTGggtaaaatatttgttttgattAAGGCCAAAGATGAAGAAGCTGCAGCAGAGAGGTTGAAAAATGAT ATTATAAATGCAgaacttttcaaatgtctaAGACAAAGTCATGGGAAATACTACATGTCGTTTATGATGAGCAAGTTGATTCCTGTGGCGGGGAATGTGTGTGAATCAGATGTGGGACTACATGTCGACTTTGCTCATTTGATTGCAAATGAAGTCGATGTTATTGTCAACTCTGCTGCCAATACAACTTTTGATGAAAG ATATGATGTTGCCATTGACATTAACACAAAGGGACCATCCAACCTCATGGGATTTGCTAAAAAATGCTCAAAACTAAAGCTCTTCTTGCAAGTTTCAACAG CATATGTGAATGGACAAAGGCAAGGGAGAATAATGGAAAGGCCATTTTGCAACGAGGCTTTGGATGTTGAGAGTGAAATCAAGTTGGCTTTTGATACCAAACAGGCTTTTCAAGATAATGCCATCACCCAAAACATGAAAGAATTGGGCCTTCAAAG AGCCAAAAGATTTGGATGGCAAGACACATATGTATTTACGAAGGCAATGGGAGAAATGGTAATTGACCAAATGAGAGGAGAGGTACCTGTTGCTATAATCAGACCAAGTGTCATTGAAAGTACTTTCAAAGACCCATTCCCTGGTTGGATGGAAGgaaatag gATGATGGATCCTATAGTTTTGTACTATGGAAAAGGGCAACTCACTGGTTTTTTTGTGGATCCTAATGGGGTCATTGATGTT GTGCCAGCAGACATGGTAGTAAATGCGACATTAGCGGCAATGGCAAGGCATGGAAGAGCTCCACGGCCAAGCATGAACATCTACCATGTTGCTTCCTCCGTTGTTAATCCATTAGTCTTTCATCATCTCGCCACCCTCCTCCACCAGCACTACGATTCTTCGCCTTGTCTCGACGTCGACGGTACCCCCATCCGTGTCCCCTCCATGAAGCTCTTCAACTCCGTTGACGACTTCTCCGACCACCTCTGGCGGGACGCTGCCCGACGTTGTGCCTTGACGACGCCCGACGGGAAACTCTCTAAGAAGCTTGAAGCTATTTGCAGAAAGACTGTTGAGCAACTTAAGTACTTGGCTCATATTTACCAGCCCTATACCTTCTTCAATGGAAG GTTTGACAACAGCAATGCTCAAGGGTTGATGGAAATTATGAGCGAAGAAGAGAAAAGGGAGTTTGGGTTTGACGTGGAGAGCATTGATTGGACGGATTACATTACTAATGTCCATATTCCTGGATTAAGGAGGCATGTTATGAAGGGCAAAAGAGGAATTAATTAA
- the LOC120073170 gene encoding uncharacterized protein LOC120073170 translates to MAPPSLLGPPELYAAAPAPVELQSSQPQPAESTASGDPFVDSLVAKFNKIDNPHDNLPPMGFTENMSVTFLSTGNPCLDFFFHVVPDTPADSLIERLSLAWNHDPLMTLKLICNLRGVRGTGKSDKEGYYTAALWLHKFHPKTLAGNIPSIADFGYFKDLPEILYRLLEGSDVRENQKNEWLERKRSRKPKRSSTTRRGRFGLSIRHGSFKQVKPKTRKKEIQSSTDREANISKAIETSRIEKEKASADRKIKKVSMAKKVVERFQSDPNFQLLYERISDFFADCLKSDLQFLNSGELRKISLAAKWCPSVDSSFDRSTLLCESIARKVFPRESDPEYEGIEEAHYAYRVRDRLRKQVLVPLRKVLELPEVYMGANRWDSIPYNRVASVAMKIYKEKFMQHDGERFGQYLKDVKDGKTKIAAGALLPHEIINSLYDGEEDGGEVAELQWKRMVDDLLKKGKLRNCIAVCDVSGSMAGIPMDVCVALGLLVSELSEDPWKGKVITFSADPKLHLIQGDSLKSKTDFIKEMEWGYNTDFQKVFDQILKVAVDAKLNEEQMVKRLFVFSDMEFDQASSNSWETDYQVIVRKFTEKGYGSAVSQIVFWNLRNSRATPVPAREKGVALVSGYSKNLMNLFLNNDGVIQPEAIMEQAVSGSEYQKLVVLD, encoded by the coding sequence ATGGCTCCTCCAAGCCTTCTCGGTCCTCCGGAGCTCTACGCCGCCGCCCCTGCCCCCGTCGAACTCCAATCATCTCAGCCTCAACCAGCGGAATCAACCGCCTCCGGAGACCCCTTCGTCGATTCACTGGTCGCAAAGTTCAACAAGATCGATAACCCCCATGACAACCTGCCGCCCATGGGCTTCACGGAGAATATGTCGGTGACGTTCCTCTCCACCGGTAATCCTTGCCTTGATTTCTTCTTCCATGTGGTTCCTGATACGCCCGCTGATTCTTTGATCGAGAGATTGAGTTTGGCTTGGAATCACGATCCATTGATGACGCTGAAGCTGATCTGTAATTTGCGAGGAGTTCGTGGTACCGGAAAGTCCGATAAAGAGGGATATTACACGGCTGCGCTCTGGCTCCACAAATTTCACCCCAAAACCCTAGCAGGTAACATTCCTTCTATTGCTGATTTCGGTTATTTCAAGGATCTTCCTGAGATACTTTACCGGCTTCTTGAGGGTTCCGATGTGAGGGAGAATCAGAAGAACGAGTGGCTTGAGAGAAAACGTAGTCGTAAACCAAAGAGATCGTCGACGACTCGGAGAGGGAGATTTGGGCTATCTATCAGGCATGGAAGCTTCAAGCAAGTGAAGCCAAAGACGAGGAAGAAAGAAATTCAATCTTCAACCGACAGAGAGGCCAATATTTCGAAGGCCATAGAGACATCAAGGATAGAGAAAGAGAAGGCGAGCGCAGACAGGAAGATAAAGAAGGTTTCGATGGCGAAGAAGGTTGTGGAACGTTTTCAGTCCGATCCAAATTTCCAACTCTTGTACGAACGAATCTCTGACTTTTTTGCCGATTGTTTGAAATCTGATCTTCAATTTCTGAATTCCGGAGAATTGAGGAAAATCAGTCTCGCTGCGAAATGGTGCCCTTCCGTCGATTCGTCCTTCGATCGATCGACATTACTCTGCGAGAGCATAGCGAGGAAGGTTTTCCCTCGCGAATCTGACCCAGAATACGAAGGGATCGAAGAGGCGCATTACGCGTACAGAGTTCGTGACAGATTGAGGAAGCAAGTTTTGGTGCCGCTCCGGAAGGTGTTGGAACTGCCGGAGGTTTACATGGGAGCCAATCggtgggattcgatcccttacAACAGAGTAGCTTCTGTTGCAATGAAAATCTACAAGGAAAAGTTCATGCAACACGATGGGGAGCGGTTTGGCCAATACTTGAAAGATGTAAAGGATGGTAAGACCAAGATCGCCGCCGGTGCATTGCTTCCTCACGAGATCATAAATTCTTTGTACGACGGTGAGGAAGATGGCGGAGAAGTGGCAGAGCTTCAATGGAAGAGAATGGTGGATGACTTGTTGAAGAAAGGGAAATTGAGAAACTGTATTGCTGTTTGTGATGTATCTGGGAGTATGGCGGGGATTCCCATGGATGTTTGTGTTGCTTTGGGTCTTTTGGTTTCTGAATTGAGCGAAGATCCATGGAAAGGGAAAGTGATCACATTCAGTGCGGACCCTAAACTTCATTTGATCCAAGGGGATAGTCTGAAATCAAAGACGGATTTCATTAAGGAGATGGAATGGGGGTATAATACTGATTTTCAGAAGGTTTTTGATCAAATCTTGAAAGTGGCTGTAGATGCAAAGTTGAATGAAGAACAGATGGTAAAGAGATTGTTCGTGTTCAGTGACATGGAGTTCGATCAAGCATCATCCAACTCGTGGGAAACTGATTACCAAGTTATAGTTAGGAAGTTTACAGAAAAAGGGTATGGATCAGCTGTTTCACAGATTGTATTTTGGAACTTGAGAAATTCGAGGGCAACGCCAGTGCCGGCCAGGGAGAAGGGGGTGGCTTTGGTCAGTGGATACTCAAAGAACTTGATGAACTTGTTTTTGAATAACGACGGCGTCATTCAACCGGAAGCCATCATGGAGCAGGCTGTGTCCGGCAGCGAGTACCAGAAGCTTGTTGTTCTTGATTGA